One genomic window of uncultured delta proteobacterium includes the following:
- a CDS encoding hypothetical protein (Evidence 5 : No homology to any previously reported sequences), translated as MILSIRSSCSAVHSGCPPEYSLIRYGRLWKKEQQKQGLSWRRPAGPGIRAAFGMVRETPGPASSPHCDIYNFILDCVQTLLYKDKTT; from the coding sequence ATGATTCTGTCCATACGCTCCTCCTGCTCTGCGGTTCATTCGGGTTGTCCGCCGGAATACAGCCTCATTCGTTATGGCAGGCTATGGAAAAAGGAGCAACAAAAACAAGGATTATCATGGCGGCGCCCGGCCGGGCCGGGCATCCGGGCCGCCTTTGGCATGGTCCGGGAAACGCCCGGCCCGGCTTCCTCCCCCCATTGCGATATCTATAATTTTATCCTTGACTGCGTCCAAACCCTGCTCTATAAAGATAAAACCACGTAA
- the gluQ gene encoding Glutamyl-Q tRNA(Asp) synthetase, with protein sequence MIFFANDIPAAETGIRGRLAPSPTGFLHLGNAWAFWLAWLDARSLGGECVLRLEDIDPARSRPEFAEALMRDLSWLGLDWDYGPGGKRDWEFPGTFRQSERTALYRDALRFLHERGRVYPCYCTRKELRDIAGAPHVDDVGAPYPGTCRDLTEEARKRHEAAGRRCSMRLLCPEEASWAFDDMVVGERAMTLAACGGDFALRRSDGVFAYQLAVVVDDITMGVTRVVRGEDIMVSTPRQLYLYSLFGARPPRYAHVPLVTDDSGERLAKRHASLTLGALRDAGVRPQTILGWLAAESGLRPAFAPMRADEGIDGFSFAALHARRLRLPPDPVAFFLAAQAKGI encoded by the coding sequence GTGATTTTCTTTGCCAATGATATTCCGGCGGCGGAAACCGGCATACGCGGCCGCCTTGCGCCAAGCCCCACGGGTTTTTTACACCTGGGCAACGCCTGGGCGTTCTGGCTCGCCTGGCTCGACGCCCGTTCCCTGGGCGGTGAATGCGTTCTGCGCCTTGAAGATATCGACCCTGCCCGCTCCAGGCCCGAGTTTGCCGAAGCGCTCATGCGCGATCTTTCCTGGCTTGGCCTGGATTGGGATTATGGTCCCGGAGGCAAACGGGACTGGGAATTTCCCGGTACTTTCCGGCAGAGCGAAAGAACGGCGCTGTATCGTGACGCGTTGCGGTTCTTGCATGAAAGGGGGCGTGTCTACCCTTGCTACTGCACACGGAAGGAATTGCGCGACATTGCGGGAGCGCCGCATGTCGACGATGTGGGCGCGCCGTACCCCGGCACCTGCCGGGATCTGACGGAAGAGGCGAGAAAGCGGCACGAGGCCGCCGGGCGCCGCTGTTCCATGCGGCTTTTGTGCCCGGAAGAGGCTTCCTGGGCGTTCGACGATATGGTCGTGGGGGAACGGGCGATGACGCTCGCGGCGTGCGGCGGGGATTTCGCCCTGCGCCGGTCCGACGGGGTTTTTGCCTACCAGTTGGCCGTGGTGGTGGACGATATTACCATGGGCGTTACCAGAGTTGTCCGGGGGGAGGACATCATGGTCAGCACGCCCCGCCAGCTGTACCTGTATTCGCTTTTCGGGGCGCGGCCGCCGCGTTACGCGCACGTGCCGCTGGTGACGGATGATTCCGGAGAGCGGCTGGCCAAGCGCCACGCTTCGTTGACGCTCGGCGCGCTACGTGACGCGGGCGTTCGGCCGCAAACCATCCTGGGCTGGCTTGCCGCGGAATCGGGGCTACGCCCCGCGTTTGCGCCCATGCGCGCGGATGAGGGGATTGATGGCTTTTCGTTCGCCGCGCTTCACGCCCGCAGGCTCAGGCTTCCGCCGGATCCCGTGGCGTTTTTTCTGGCGGCGCAGGCAAAAGGCATATAG
- a CDS encoding Sigma54 specific transcriptional regulator, Fis family (fragment), giving the protein MEKRQASNAVTERERLRKAAPAIHEAFNMGKTNRTALALAPREKILAEYDRLHQLCVNLETIIENSQDSLFVTNGDGIIVKVNRAYEKLSGDNRENLLGYSVGDLEGLNFSESCTTQVLEKRQQVTIEQTIFKTNRRTHVTTTPVFDGYGNITMAITNNRDLREIATLKERLADTEELANKYKRQIEALKSQGEGTFVAHDRKMLDVLLKADKIAKVDATVLILGETGSGKEQLVKYLHRASTRRGGRLIKINCGALPATLIESELFGYEKGSFTGASSAGKAGFFEAANNGILFLDEIGEMPMEMQVKLLRVLQEGEFFRIGGTRPIKTDVRIIAATNRDLQDMVRKGCFRSDLYYRLNVTSITLPPLRERIYDIIPLATRFLDEFNLKYGMRKTLSVSAYQALQSFDWPGNVRELRNVIEQALIMSEGETISHDELPFAPKGNFEFLPLEGTVDLDTIIARLEASYILKAYEKHGNVRAAAKSLGMKTTRYLRKKQEYSRAAGEGLKNG; this is encoded by the coding sequence ATGGAAAAACGGCAGGCATCCAACGCCGTAACGGAAAGGGAACGCCTCCGCAAGGCGGCTCCCGCGATCCATGAAGCGTTCAACATGGGCAAGACGAACAGGACCGCGCTGGCTCTGGCCCCGCGTGAAAAAATCCTGGCCGAGTACGACAGGCTGCACCAACTGTGCGTCAACCTGGAAACTATTATCGAAAACTCCCAGGACAGCCTTTTCGTCACCAACGGGGACGGCATCATCGTCAAAGTGAACAGGGCGTATGAGAAGCTGAGCGGGGACAACCGCGAAAACTTGCTCGGCTACAGCGTGGGAGATCTGGAAGGGCTGAATTTTTCCGAATCCTGCACCACCCAGGTGCTGGAAAAACGGCAGCAGGTCACCATAGAGCAGACCATTTTCAAAACGAACCGCAGAACCCACGTGACCACGACCCCGGTGTTTGACGGGTACGGCAACATCACCATGGCCATCACCAACAACCGGGATCTTCGGGAAATCGCCACCCTGAAGGAACGGCTGGCCGACACGGAAGAACTCGCCAACAAGTACAAGCGGCAGATCGAGGCGCTGAAATCCCAGGGGGAAGGGACCTTTGTGGCCCACGACCGGAAGATGCTCGACGTGCTCCTCAAAGCCGACAAAATCGCCAAGGTCGACGCGACCGTCCTTATCCTGGGGGAGACCGGATCCGGCAAGGAACAGCTCGTCAAGTATCTGCACCGGGCCAGCACACGGCGGGGCGGCAGGCTTATCAAAATCAACTGCGGCGCTCTCCCTGCCACGCTCATTGAAAGCGAACTGTTCGGGTACGAAAAAGGCTCGTTTACCGGGGCCAGTTCCGCGGGAAAAGCCGGTTTTTTTGAAGCCGCGAACAACGGCATTCTGTTTTTGGACGAAATCGGCGAAATGCCCATGGAAATGCAGGTCAAACTCCTGCGCGTGCTCCAGGAGGGGGAATTTTTCCGGATAGGCGGCACCCGGCCCATCAAGACGGACGTCCGCATCATCGCGGCGACGAACAGGGATTTGCAGGACATGGTGCGGAAGGGGTGCTTCCGCTCGGACCTCTACTACCGCCTGAACGTGACCTCCATCACCCTGCCGCCGCTCAGGGAGCGGATTTACGACATCATCCCGCTGGCCACCAGGTTCCTGGACGAATTCAACCTGAAGTACGGCATGCGCAAAACCCTTTCGGTCTCCGCCTACCAGGCCCTCCAGAGTTTCGACTGGCCGGGGAACGTGCGCGAGCTGCGGAACGTGATCGAGCAGGCGCTCATCATGTCCGAGGGCGAAACCATCAGCCATGACGAACTCCCCTTCGCGCCCAAGGGAAATTTTGAATTTCTCCCCCTGGAGGGCACCGTTGATCTCGACACCATCATCGCCAGGCTTGAGGCGTCGTACATTCTCAAGGCGTATGAAAAGCACGGCAACGTCCGGGCCGCCGCCAAATCCCTCGGCATGAAAACGACCCGCTACCTGCGTAAAAAACAGGAATACAGCCGGGCTGCGGGGGAAGGTCTCAAAAACGGGTGA
- a CDS encoding putative Histidine kinase (Evidence 3 : Function proposed based on presence of conserved amino acid motif, structural feature or limited homology; Product type pe : putative enzyme), with the protein MKNINNGKWADVLPQILQIAGIGIWELFSSPGGARMHFSSFIYELFGYEEGELRGDWELFIGKAVHPDYREGLRQGIRNAIAEPDEIFHYEFQIWNKYANDWHWVYAFGKALPSGAPAEVPGAFHILGGVQDIHERRVAQKQLERSQQEALQTVELQKVVLEQQVQEQTTLLHDIQGRVDSILGATSPMGLAAPSHADLYDHVDMQFAESLHKAFDVITDKMAWYKAVIDSIPFPIAVTDLDCRWMYLNAPGLAAVGADDLQDVYNFPARPWSSLGECAKTQDGDQTLFSLHHKELDRFFQGQGSGLFNSAGQRIGHIETMQDVTEVYEADERTRLMLDAMPLSCCFWNKDGDVIDCNRATVTLFGVDDKNEYINSFYDLSPEYQPCGVKSRDLARQHIQKAYTEGYLRFEWLHLNRSGEQIPVEVTLVRIDWRDDFVVIGYVNDLRELKSARLELDKERLLLRQVLDSSPVCMMILVKGKARFVTPYTQAFLGIAEGDSIRDWHADPAEGAALTEELIRNRVLNWRPVSLKSASGGVRDMLGNAFFTDYYGEEGLIIWLVDVTEMREKERQLLQARDAAEESTRAKSEFLANMSHEIRTPMNAILGMTHLIQRTELTDKQRDYMNKAEQSSKALLRIINDILDFSKIEAGKLEMESTPFSVENVMRDVIAVIGEPAREKKLELLLSIPADLPLKALGDPLRLHQVLLNLAGNAVKFTAKGSVTLGVSVQHSAAGTVVLGFSVTDTGIGMTQDQIAGLFSPFTQADTSTTRKFGGTGLGLAISKRLVELMGGAIWCESLPGAGATFRFTARFGMVEPAPLYSASFFSSLDVLLLGDNVEAISLLRPMLQSMGCKVSTAFGLDRAVSLLHRPAGFDMLIMDWRDAADQASEAMACLREKNGKELPLTLLAVPETAADTLAAVENLGIAHILSKPITPSSLFNSISDVIQGSKKLNGETAPARRPMDSEEALEALKPLAGAKILLVEDNAINQMVAQELLEIAGMKTDIANNGREALAMVEKNRYDLILMDIQMPEMDGFSAAREIRSRETFGHIPIIAMTALAMEGDREKSLDAGMNDHVTKPIDAHELYATLARWLAEKP; encoded by the coding sequence ATGAAAAATATCAACAACGGAAAATGGGCGGACGTGCTGCCGCAAATTTTGCAGATCGCTGGCATCGGCATCTGGGAGTTATTCTCTTCGCCCGGCGGCGCCCGCATGCATTTTTCTTCTTTTATCTACGAGCTGTTCGGGTATGAAGAAGGCGAACTGCGGGGCGATTGGGAACTGTTCATCGGAAAAGCCGTCCATCCCGACTACCGGGAAGGGCTGCGCCAGGGTATCCGCAACGCCATTGCCGAGCCGGACGAAATTTTCCACTACGAATTCCAGATCTGGAACAAATACGCCAATGACTGGCACTGGGTCTACGCGTTCGGGAAAGCCCTGCCCTCCGGCGCCCCGGCGGAGGTTCCCGGGGCTTTCCACATTCTCGGCGGCGTGCAGGACATCCACGAGCGCAGGGTTGCGCAGAAGCAGCTTGAGCGCAGCCAGCAGGAAGCCCTGCAAACGGTCGAGTTGCAAAAAGTCGTGCTTGAGCAGCAGGTCCAGGAACAGACAACCCTCCTCCACGATATCCAGGGCCGTGTCGACTCCATCCTCGGCGCGACCTCTCCCATGGGCCTTGCCGCCCCGTCACACGCCGACCTGTATGACCATGTGGACATGCAGTTCGCCGAAAGCCTGCACAAGGCCTTTGACGTCATCACGGACAAAATGGCCTGGTACAAGGCGGTCATCGACAGCATCCCCTTCCCCATCGCCGTGACGGACCTTGACTGCCGCTGGATGTATCTGAACGCCCCCGGTCTTGCGGCCGTCGGCGCGGACGATTTGCAGGACGTGTACAACTTCCCCGCCCGGCCCTGGAGCAGCCTGGGCGAATGCGCCAAGACCCAGGACGGCGACCAGACCCTTTTCTCATTGCACCACAAGGAATTGGACCGGTTTTTCCAGGGGCAGGGCTCGGGGCTGTTTAACAGCGCCGGGCAGCGCATCGGCCATATTGAAACCATGCAGGACGTCACCGAAGTCTACGAGGCCGACGAGCGCACCCGGCTCATGCTCGACGCCATGCCGCTCAGCTGCTGTTTCTGGAACAAGGACGGCGACGTCATTGACTGCAACAGGGCCACGGTGACCCTTTTCGGCGTGGACGACAAGAACGAGTATATCAACAGCTTCTACGATCTCTCGCCGGAATACCAACCCTGCGGCGTAAAATCCCGGGACCTTGCGCGGCAGCACATTCAAAAAGCTTATACTGAAGGGTACTTACGGTTCGAATGGCTGCACCTGAACCGTTCCGGCGAGCAGATCCCCGTGGAGGTGACGCTCGTCCGCATCGACTGGCGGGACGATTTCGTCGTTATCGGCTATGTGAACGATTTGCGGGAATTGAAGAGCGCCCGGCTTGAACTGGATAAAGAACGGTTGCTCCTCAGGCAGGTCCTCGACAGCAGCCCCGTGTGCATGATGATTCTCGTAAAGGGCAAGGCCCGGTTCGTCACGCCGTACACGCAAGCCTTCCTGGGCATCGCGGAGGGCGACTCCATCCGGGATTGGCACGCGGACCCGGCGGAAGGCGCGGCCCTCACGGAAGAGCTGATCCGCAACCGCGTCCTGAACTGGCGGCCGGTTTCCCTGAAATCCGCGTCCGGCGGCGTGCGCGATATGCTGGGCAACGCCTTTTTCACCGACTATTACGGTGAGGAAGGGTTGATTATCTGGCTTGTGGATGTGACGGAAATGCGGGAAAAAGAACGCCAGCTCCTCCAGGCGCGGGACGCCGCGGAAGAAAGCACCCGCGCGAAAAGCGAATTCCTCGCCAACATGAGCCACGAAATCCGCACGCCCATGAACGCCATTCTCGGCATGACCCACCTGATCCAGCGGACCGAACTGACGGACAAGCAACGCGATTACATGAACAAGGCCGAGCAATCGAGCAAGGCTCTCCTGCGCATCATCAACGACATCCTGGATTTTTCAAAAATCGAGGCCGGCAAGCTGGAAATGGAGAGCACGCCCTTTTCCGTGGAAAACGTCATGCGCGACGTCATCGCGGTCATCGGCGAACCGGCGCGGGAAAAAAAGTTGGAGCTATTGCTCTCCATCCCCGCCGATCTGCCGCTGAAAGCGTTAGGCGATCCGTTGCGCCTGCACCAGGTGCTGCTCAACCTGGCAGGCAACGCCGTCAAATTTACCGCCAAGGGGAGCGTCACGCTCGGCGTTTCCGTACAGCATTCGGCGGCAGGAACCGTCGTGCTCGGCTTCAGCGTGACGGATACGGGCATCGGCATGACCCAGGACCAGATCGCGGGGCTTTTTTCTCCTTTTACCCAGGCCGATACCTCCACCACCCGCAAATTCGGCGGCACCGGCCTCGGGCTTGCCATCTCCAAACGGCTGGTGGAGCTCATGGGCGGCGCCATCTGGTGCGAAAGCCTGCCGGGTGCGGGGGCCACGTTCCGCTTCACGGCCCGCTTCGGCATGGTGGAACCGGCCCCCCTCTACAGCGCTTCCTTCTTTTCCAGTCTTGACGTGCTGCTCCTCGGCGATAACGTCGAGGCCATCTCGCTCCTCCGGCCCATGCTGCAGTCCATGGGGTGCAAAGTCAGCACGGCGTTCGGCCTCGACCGGGCGGTCTCCCTCCTGCATCGTCCCGCCGGTTTTGACATGCTGATTATGGACTGGCGGGATGCCGCCGACCAGGCCTCCGAGGCCATGGCCTGCCTGCGGGAAAAAAACGGCAAAGAACTGCCGCTGACCCTGCTGGCCGTTCCGGAAACGGCGGCGGACACCTTGGCCGCCGTGGAAAACCTCGGTATCGCGCATATCCTGTCCAAGCCGATAACCCCGTCCAGCTTGTTCAACAGCATCAGCGACGTAATCCAGGGATCGAAAAAGCTCAACGGCGAAACCGCGCCGGCACGCCGGCCCATGGATTCGGAAGAGGCCCTCGAGGCGCTTAAGCCCCTCGCGGGGGCCAAAATTTTGCTGGTGGAAGACAATGCCATCAACCAGATGGTCGCCCAGGAATTGCTTGAAATCGCCGGCATGAAAACCGACATTGCCAATAACGGACGCGAAGCCTTGGCAATGGTGGAAAAAAACAGGTACGACCTGATCCTCATGGATATCCAGATGCCGGAAATGGACGGGTTTTCCGCCGCCCGGGAAATCCGCTCCCGGGAAACGTTCGGCCATATCCCCATTATCGCCATGACCGCTCTGGCCATGGAAGGCGACCGGGAAAAAAGCCTGGATGCCGGGATGAACGACCACGTGACCAAGCCGATCGACGCGCACGAACTCTATGCCACCCTTGCCCGCTGGCTTGCGGAAAAACCGTAA
- the terC gene encoding Tellurium resistance protein TerC: MLGHYSTANFIAFLVIIAVFLWIDLHAHKKDEPITLRNAAVWSCIWIALALAFGAYIGATHGLNDMSLYLSGYFLEKSLSVDNLFVMMAIFSSFAIKGPYQHRVLYYGILGALILRMVFVAAGTTLVELFGNYALAAFGLFVLWSAWKMWQEMRKPDEDIEDYSNHWSVRFTRRFLPVSTTLNGHDFFVKAPSASGALIWKATPLFLCLVVIELCDVMFAFDSIPAIIAITQDPFLVYTSNIFAILGLRSLYFLMAAASNILAHLEKAVIVILAYIGVKMLLGVSGLVHIPPLVSLAVVLGLLIAGVVASLVWPEKKEAPVSENAAAPVDGK, translated from the coding sequence ATGTTAGGGCATTATTCCACCGCCAACTTCATCGCCTTCCTTGTCATTATCGCGGTCTTTTTATGGATCGACCTGCACGCCCATAAAAAAGACGAGCCCATCACCCTGCGCAACGCAGCCGTCTGGTCCTGCATCTGGATCGCGCTGGCGCTGGCCTTTGGCGCCTACATCGGCGCCACGCACGGGCTCAACGACATGTCGCTTTATCTTTCCGGCTATTTCCTGGAAAAGTCGCTGTCCGTGGACAACCTCTTCGTCATGATGGCGATCTTCAGCTCTTTTGCCATCAAGGGCCCCTACCAGCACAGAGTTCTCTATTACGGCATCCTCGGCGCGCTGATCCTGCGCATGGTGTTTGTCGCGGCCGGCACAACGTTGGTGGAGCTTTTCGGCAACTACGCCCTTGCGGCGTTCGGGCTGTTCGTTCTTTGGTCCGCCTGGAAAATGTGGCAGGAAATGCGCAAGCCCGATGAAGATATCGAGGATTATTCCAACCACTGGTCCGTCCGGTTCACCCGCCGGTTTCTGCCGGTTTCCACCACGCTCAACGGCCACGACTTTTTCGTGAAGGCCCCTTCCGCGAGCGGCGCTCTTATCTGGAAAGCCACCCCGCTGTTCCTCTGCCTTGTTGTGATCGAGCTGTGCGACGTTATGTTCGCCTTTGACTCCATCCCCGCCATCATCGCCATCACCCAGGACCCGTTCCTGGTTTACACCAGCAACATTTTCGCCATCCTGGGCCTGCGGTCCCTGTACTTCCTCATGGCGGCCGCCTCGAACATACTGGCCCACCTGGAAAAAGCGGTTATCGTCATTCTGGCGTACATCGGGGTCAAGATGCTGCTCGGCGTCTCCGGCCTCGTCCATATTCCGCCGCTGGTCAGCCTGGCTGTGGTGCTCGGCCTGCTGATCGCGGGCGTTGTCGCATCCCTTGTCTGGCCGGAAAAAAAGGAAGCGCCGGTCAGCGAGAATGCGGCCGCCCCCGTTGACGGCAAATAA
- a CDS encoding Alpha/beta hydrolase gives MDRIMGQPFLHSVNGTRLNVQLDGPAGAPWMVFSNSLSANISLWDEQAAAFGDRFRFLRYDQRGHGRSEVPAAGFTMDDLATDLLGLLDDFAVNNAVLVGVSMGATTVMRCAARAPERCAGVVACDGQWRSAPGSAAMWNERFAVAREQGMEALAEPTVRRWFQPGFFTRKPEVVERIKKMIAGTSVEGYIQCGTALQDFDFRADYPGLTVPALFVAGEHDGDIPAVMREMHQATRGSGYTVIGHCGHLPNIEQPEKLYEAMDGFVRTLGLG, from the coding sequence ATGGACAGAATCATGGGACAGCCCTTTCTTCATTCCGTCAACGGCACGCGGCTGAACGTTCAACTGGACGGGCCGGCTGGCGCGCCGTGGATGGTTTTCAGCAATTCTCTGTCAGCCAACATTTCCCTCTGGGACGAGCAGGCCGCCGCGTTCGGCGATCGCTTCCGGTTCCTGCGGTATGACCAGCGGGGCCACGGCCGCTCGGAAGTACCCGCCGCCGGTTTCACCATGGACGATCTCGCAACCGACCTGCTCGGCCTGCTGGATGATTTTGCCGTGAATAACGCCGTCCTTGTCGGGGTGTCCATGGGAGCCACCACGGTCATGCGGTGCGCGGCCCGCGCGCCGGAGCGCTGCGCGGGCGTCGTTGCCTGCGACGGCCAATGGCGTTCGGCCCCCGGGAGCGCGGCGATGTGGAACGAGCGGTTTGCCGTCGCCCGGGAGCAGGGCATGGAGGCCCTGGCGGAGCCGACCGTCAGGCGCTGGTTCCAGCCCGGTTTTTTCACGCGCAAGCCCGAGGTAGTCGAGAGGATAAAAAAAATGATCGCCGGAACGTCGGTAGAGGGCTATATCCAATGCGGCACGGCCTTGCAGGATTTTGACTTCCGGGCGGATTATCCGGGCCTGACCGTGCCCGCGCTGTTCGTTGCCGGCGAGCATGACGGCGATATCCCGGCCGTGATGCGGGAAATGCACCAGGCGACTCGCGGCAGCGGCTATACGGTGATCGGGCATTGCGGGCATCTGCCGAATATTGAGCAGCCGGAAAAGCTTTATGAGGCTATGGACGGTTTTGTCCGCACGCTGGGCCTGGGCTGA
- a CDS encoding Methyltransferase type 11, whose translation MSQVANFYNKIAKIYPVLDMFLQEPKKQLLTRVNQEKQGSLLEIGVGRGDNLPHYKHAPVTGIDVSEGMLAYARKKAPAGCTLRIMDAARLEFPDGSFDYCVISHVLTVVPDPVKVMDEVYRVVKPGGKVFILNHESTGPVREKINQKLAPLSKLLHFSAIFDMGALVDPLKFTLQHKARHGLVPSITLMVLGKNGVAESDKPH comes from the coding sequence ATGTCGCAAGTTGCTAATTTTTATAATAAAATAGCAAAAATTTATCCCGTTTTGGATATGTTTTTGCAGGAACCGAAAAAACAACTGCTCACGCGGGTCAACCAGGAAAAGCAGGGCAGCCTGCTCGAAATCGGCGTGGGGCGCGGGGATAACCTGCCGCACTACAAACACGCCCCGGTTACCGGAATCGACGTATCCGAGGGCATGCTGGCCTATGCCCGCAAAAAAGCGCCCGCGGGCTGCACGCTCCGCATCATGGACGCCGCCCGGCTGGAATTTCCCGACGGCTCATTTGATTACTGCGTGATCTCGCACGTGCTGACGGTCGTGCCGGACCCCGTGAAGGTCATGGATGAGGTGTACCGGGTTGTGAAGCCCGGCGGCAAAGTTTTTATCCTGAACCACGAAAGCACGGGTCCCGTGCGCGAAAAGATCAACCAGAAACTGGCCCCCTTATCGAAGCTCCTGCATTTTTCGGCCATATTCGACATGGGGGCGCTGGTCGATCCGTTGAAGTTCACCTTGCAGCACAAGGCGCGCCATGGCCTTGTGCCCAGCATAACCCTGATGGTTCTGGGCAAAAACGGGGTGGCGGAAAGCGATAAGCCCCACTGA
- a CDS encoding conserved hypothetical protein (Evidence 4 : Homologs of previously reported genes of unknown function), whose amino-acid sequence MKPLLVFSHGKDAPPWGRKISYLAPVAEEAGWTVASIDYTDLEDPDERVRRLCGTDLGPYSRLVLMGSSMGGYVSTLASSVLRPDGLFLMAPAFYLPGYANQSPKADARHISICSGWNDTVVPVDSSIRFARETKAGLHLFDSDHALWDVLPEIGLLLRYFLEKCLRD is encoded by the coding sequence ATGAAACCCCTGCTCGTTTTTTCACACGGCAAGGACGCGCCCCCCTGGGGGCGTAAAATTTCGTACCTCGCCCCTGTTGCCGAAGAGGCGGGCTGGACCGTCGCCAGCATCGACTATACCGACCTGGAAGACCCGGACGAACGGGTGCGGCGCTTGTGCGGCACGGATCTCGGCCCGTACTCCCGCCTTGTTCTGATGGGGTCCAGCATGGGCGGCTACGTTTCCACCCTGGCTTCCTCCGTTCTGCGGCCCGACGGCCTCTTTCTCATGGCTCCGGCGTTCTACCTGCCGGGATACGCCAACCAATCCCCGAAGGCCGACGCCCGGCACATCAGCATTTGCAGCGGCTGGAACGATACGGTAGTGCCCGTTGACTCCTCCATCCGTTTCGCCCGCGAGACAAAAGCCGGGCTGCACCTCTTTGACAGCGACCACGCGCTGTGGGACGTTTTGCCGGAAATCGGCCTGCTGCTCAGGTATTTTCTGGAAAAATGCCTGCGGGACTGA
- a CDS encoding MaoC like domain protein has translation MADIKPNIGDTVSFSKTISETDVYLFAGITGDFFELHMNKVYAEAAPMGRQIAHGVIAMGLASTVATNIQKKYGYWIPAVLYGYDKVRFIKPIYFGDTLTAHQTVSEFDPETNKMVSKVEVFNQRNEIVLAAQCLQKFMQ, from the coding sequence ATGGCTGACATAAAACCGAACATCGGCGATACAGTATCTTTTTCCAAGACCATTTCGGAAACGGACGTCTACCTGTTCGCGGGCATCACGGGTGATTTCTTCGAACTGCACATGAACAAGGTGTACGCCGAGGCCGCGCCCATGGGCAGGCAGATCGCCCACGGCGTCATCGCCATGGGCCTGGCGAGCACCGTGGCCACGAATATCCAGAAAAAATACGGGTATTGGATACCGGCGGTGTTGTATGGGTACGACAAGGTGCGCTTCATCAAGCCGATTTATTTCGGCGACACGTTGACGGCGCACCAGACCGTGTCGGAGTTTGACCCCGAGACCAATAAAATGGTCAGCAAAGTCGAAGTGTTCAACCAGCGGAATGAAATAGTCCTCGCCGCCCAGTGCTTGCAGAAATTCATGCAGTGA
- the ypfJ gene encoding conserved hypothetical protein (Evidence 4 : Homologs of previously reported genes of unknown function), giving the protein MRWQNRSESSNVEDRRGQPSRGFRGVPVRGKAGLILVVVVVVAGFYGIDLTPLLTGGPGVGSSVSQPYVPSEKEQELARFTSVALKTTEDAWQGIFKKTGKDYPPPRLVLYSGATDTACGYGQSAMGPFYCPSDQTVYIDLSFYQDMKTKLGGGGDFAQGYVIAHEVGHHVQHLLGIDKEVRKAQQQGASQKEANHLSVLLELQADCFAGIWGHAMQREGILEAGDLEEALKTASAIGDDRLQKQSTGRVVPDSFTHGTSKQRYTWFKRGFDSGNPNSCNTFETVH; this is encoded by the coding sequence ATGCGCTGGCAAAACCGTTCCGAAAGCTCCAACGTCGAGGACCGCCGGGGGCAACCGTCACGCGGCTTTCGCGGCGTTCCCGTCCGGGGGAAGGCCGGGCTCATACTCGTTGTCGTCGTTGTTGTCGCGGGATTTTACGGCATCGATCTGACGCCTCTTTTGACCGGCGGTCCGGGGGTGGGTTCCTCCGTCAGCCAACCGTACGTGCCTTCGGAAAAAGAACAGGAACTGGCGCGGTTCACATCCGTTGCCCTCAAAACCACCGAGGACGCGTGGCAGGGCATTTTCAAAAAAACGGGCAAGGACTACCCCCCGCCCCGGCTGGTGCTCTATTCCGGCGCCACGGACACGGCCTGCGGGTACGGCCAATCCGCCATGGGGCCGTTCTACTGCCCTTCGGACCAGACCGTGTACATCGATCTTTCCTTTTACCAGGATATGAAAACCAAACTGGGCGGCGGCGGCGACTTCGCGCAGGGCTATGTCATCGCCCACGAGGTCGGGCACCACGTCCAACACCTCCTGGGCATCGACAAGGAAGTGCGCAAAGCGCAGCAGCAGGGCGCGTCCCAAAAGGAAGCCAACCATCTCTCGGTCCTGCTCGAACTGCAGGCCGACTGCTTTGCGGGCATCTGGGGGCATGCCATGCAGCGTGAGGGCATCCTGGAGGCGGGCGACCTGGAGGAAGCGCTCAAAACGGCCTCCGCCATCGGGGATGACCGCCTGCAGAAGCAAAGCACCGGCCGCGTCGTGCCGGACAGCTTCACCCACGGAACCTCAAAACAGCGCTATACCTGGTTCAAACGCGGGTTCGATTCGGGCAACCCGAATTCCTGCAATACGTTTGAAACGGTCCACTGA